A window from Chiroxiphia lanceolata isolate bChiLan1 chromosome 3, bChiLan1.pri, whole genome shotgun sequence encodes these proteins:
- the POLH gene encoding DNA polymerase eta produces the protein MSRGRERVVALVDMDCFFMQVEQRLDPQLRGRPCAVVQYTEWQGGGIIAVSYEARAFGVSRGMWASEARALCPELALARVPQARGKADLTRYRDASAEVMQVLSRFAAIERASIDEAYLDLTGTARDRLRALQGGPVPAALLPSTFVQGLPGDPGPESGGKEELRQRGLHEWLASLSFDNPDCPDLQLTMGAVIVEEIRVAVEEATGFRCSAGISHNKTLAKLACGLNKPNRQTLVSARFVPQLFSQLPVSSIRNLGGKLGTAITDILGVEYIGQLTQFSETELQTHFGDKTGSWLYDLCRGIEEEPVKNRYLPQSIGCSKNFPGRTALATQKAVQHWLLQLALELESRLNKDRSQNRRVARQLMVVIRQQGDTRVSRFCALSRYDAQKMCNDAFTLIQNCNAAGVHQAAWSPPLISVHLSASKFSEPATLSAGIATFLMGDTQPDGTATTSQNTTSSGRARVKFFRSPSKEHRQKPANAIESFFQKAAEQQPSQAAAAATSLPTATAAGSPVPSSPEHQERAGVASVQCDLESPVKRSPSDASPTSPYKRLPCEKLPSEATQTPSTPPSSRTLLKLQPSMEGDEQNLPPSPELVPLPPASPGDQQCCDKCGQLVLVWEFPEHMDYHFALELQSSFLKSSAPMAPAADPNPQAEGSRSPAKAKNKPKTPAGSSAKRPKEGVTRTLDFFFKRLPP, from the exons ATGTcgcggggccgggagcgcgTGGTGGCCCTGGTGGACATGGACTGCTTCTTCATGCAGGTGGAGCAGCGCCTCGACCCGCAGCTGCGCGGCCGCCCCTGCGCCGTGGTGCAGTACACCGAGTGGCAAGGCGGCGG GATCATCGCCGTGAGCTACGAGGCGCGCGCCTTCGGTGTGTCCCGCGGGATGTGGGCGTCGGAGGCTCGTGCGCTGTGCCCGGAGCTGGCGCTGGCGCGAGTGCCGCAGGCGCGGGGCAAGGCGGACCTCACTCG GTACCGGGATGCGAGCGCGGAGGTGATGCAGGTGCTGTCGCGGTTCGCCGCCATCGAGCGCGCCAGCATCGACGAGGCGTACCTGGACCTGACCGGCACCGCCCGGGACCGGCTGCGCGCCCTGCAAGGCGGGCCCGTGCCCGCAGCGCTGCTGCCCAGCACCTTCGTGCAGGGTCTGCCCGGAGACCCCGGCCCCGAATCCGGCGGGAAGG AGGAGCTACGCCAACGTGGCTTGCACGAGTGGCTGGCGTCGCTGTCTTTCGATAACCCTGATTGTCCTGACCTGCAACTGACCATGGGGGCGGTGATTGTGGAAGAAATTAGAGTGGCTGTAGAAGAAGCCACCGGATTCAGGTGTTCAGCTGGCATCTCGCACAACAAG ACACTGGCAAAACTGGCCTGTGGGTTAAACAAGCCCAACCGCCAGACACTGGTGTCGGCACGATTTGTGCCGCAGCTCTTCAGCCAACTGCCCGTCAGCAGCAT CCGTAACCTGGGAGGCAAGCTTGGCACTGCTATCACAGACATCCTGGGAGTAGAGTACATCGGGCAGCTGACACAGTTCAGTGAGACTGAACTCCAGACTCACTTTGGAGACAAAACTGG GTCCTGGCTCTATGACTTGTGCAGAGGAATTGAAGAGGAACCTGTCAAAAACCGGTACCTGCCCCAGTCTATTGGCTGCAGCAAGAATTTCCCTGGGAGGACAGCCCTGGCCACACAGAAGGCG GTGCAACActggctcctgcagctggcCTTGGAGCTGGAATCCAGACTGAACAAGGACAGGAGCCAG AACCGCCGCGTGGCCCGGCAGCTGATGGTAGTCATCCGCCAGCAAGGGGACACCCGTGTGTCGCGCTTCTGCGCCCTGTCCCGCTATGACGCACAGAAAATGTGCAACGACGCCTTCACCCTCATCCAAAACTGCAATGCGGCTGGGGTGCACCAGGCAGCATG GTCTCCACCACTGATATCAGTTCATCTCTCAGCAAGCAAGTTCTCAGAGCCTGCCACCCTCTCTGCAGGCATTGCCACCTTCCTGATGGGTGACACCCAGCCTGATGGCACTGCCACCACGAGCCAAAACACCACATCTTCTGGGAGGGCCAGGGTCAAGTTCTTTAGAAGCCCAAGCAAAGAGCATAGGCAGAAGCCAGCTAATGCTATTGAGTCATTCTTCcaaaaggcagcagaacagcagccatcacaagcagcagcagcagcaaccagcTTGCCCACTGCTACCGCTGCAGGGTCACCTGTGCCCAGCTCCCCAGAGCACCAGGAGAGAGCTGGTGTTGCCTCTGTGCAGTGTGACCTGGAGTCCCCTGTGAAGCGGAGTCCCAGCGATGCCAGCCCTACTTCTCCTTACAAGAGGCTTCCTTGTGAGAAGCTGCCATCAGAAGCTACACAAACACCCTCAACTCCACCCAGCTCCAGGACCCTTCTGAAATTACAGCCATCTATGGAGGGAGATGAGCAGAATTTACCACCCTCTCCTGAGCTTGTCCCGCTGCCTCCTGCCTCACCAGGAGACCAGCAGTGCTGTGATAAGTGTGGCCAGCTTGTGCTGGTGTGGGAATTCCCAGAGCACATGGACTACCACTTTGCCCTGGAGTTGCAAAGCTCCTTTCTGAAGTCCAGTGCTCCCatggctccagcagcagatcccaACCCACAGGCTGAAGGTTCCAGATCTCCTGCCAAGGCAAAGAACAAGCCCAAAACTCCAGCAGGATCTAGTGCAAAACGACCCAAAGAAGGTGTGACAAGAActttagattttttctttaagcgCTTACCTCCGTAA